A single region of the Neotabrizicola shimadae genome encodes:
- the cydB gene encoding cytochrome d ubiquinol oxidase subunit II, with translation MILHELLSYDLLRLIWWVLLGVLLIGFALTDGFDMGVGALLPFVGKTDEERRIAINTVGPVWEGNQVWLILGGGAIFAAWPPLYAVSFSGFYLAMFLVLAALILRPVGFKYRNKRPDAAWRKRWDWALFVGGAVPALVFGVAVGNALQGVPFELTDSLMPLYQGNAVMKLLGLLNPFALLVGVVSLTMLLTHGATWLSFKAEGVVAERARAIGSVTGPVAIMTFLLAGVWLAFGIPAYHYVAELPAGSPSNPLLGEVVREGSWLTAYSLRPWIAIAPVLGVLGIALATLGLRKERAGWALLASLLGIFGVISTVGLTMFPFILPSSVQPGASLTVWNASSSHLTLFIMLVCTVIFLPIVLGYTAWVYKVLWGKVDAAEVTSNPNAY, from the coding sequence ATGATCCTGCATGAACTTCTGAGTTACGACCTCTTGCGCCTGATCTGGTGGGTGCTTCTGGGGGTGCTTCTGATCGGCTTTGCCCTGACCGACGGCTTCGACATGGGCGTGGGCGCGCTTCTGCCCTTCGTGGGCAAGACCGATGAAGAACGCCGCATCGCCATCAATACGGTCGGGCCGGTCTGGGAAGGCAATCAGGTCTGGCTGATACTTGGAGGCGGCGCGATCTTTGCTGCCTGGCCGCCGCTGTATGCCGTCAGCTTCTCGGGCTTCTACCTCGCCATGTTCCTGGTGCTGGCAGCGCTGATCCTGCGGCCCGTGGGCTTCAAGTATCGCAACAAGCGACCTGACGCTGCCTGGCGCAAACGGTGGGACTGGGCGCTGTTCGTCGGCGGTGCAGTGCCGGCGCTAGTGTTTGGCGTGGCGGTCGGAAATGCGCTGCAAGGCGTGCCGTTCGAGCTCACCGACAGCCTGATGCCGCTGTATCAGGGCAATGCGGTGATGAAGCTTCTTGGCCTTCTGAACCCTTTCGCACTGCTGGTGGGCGTGGTGTCGCTGACCATGCTGCTGACCCACGGTGCGACCTGGCTGTCATTCAAGGCCGAGGGCGTCGTGGCCGAGCGCGCTCGCGCCATCGGCTCGGTTACGGGACCGGTTGCGATCATGACCTTCCTTCTGGCGGGGGTCTGGCTAGCCTTTGGTATCCCGGCCTATCACTACGTTGCGGAACTTCCCGCGGGCAGCCCGTCCAACCCGCTTCTCGGCGAGGTTGTCCGCGAAGGGTCATGGCTGACCGCTTATAGCCTGCGGCCATGGATCGCCATCGCTCCGGTCTTGGGCGTGCTGGGCATCGCGCTCGCTACGCTTGGACTGCGCAAGGAGCGTGCCGGCTGGGCGCTTCTGGCCTCCCTGCTGGGCATCTTCGGTGTGATCTCGACAGTCGGGCTGACGATGTTTCCCTTCATCCTGCCGTCGTCGGTCCAGCCCGGCGCCTCGCTTACGGTCTGGAACGCATCGTCGTCGCACCTGACCCTGTTCATCATGCTGGTCTGCACGGTGATCTTCCTGCCCATCGTGCTTGGCTACACCGCCTGGGTCTACAAAGTGCTCTGGGGCAAGGTCGATGCCGCCGAAGTCACCAGCAACCCCAACGCCTATTGA
- the cydX gene encoding cytochrome bd-I oxidase subunit CydX, with product MWYFAWLLGLPVAAMFAVINAMWLEMQSDARMTSAPKR from the coding sequence ATGTGGTACTTCGCCTGGCTGCTTGGCCTCCCTGTCGCCGCGATGTTCGCCGTCATCAACGCCATGTGGCTTGAGATGCAGTCCGACGCCCGGATGACTAGCGCGCCGAAGCGCTGA
- a CDS encoding type II toxin-antitoxin system prevent-host-death family antitoxin translates to MWTVQDAKSRVSVVVDAALAGRPQEVTRRGHPAVVVLAVEGYQRLVAGAASQRESFADPPSALPGRRSRPTAGQAAGRDPVIYVLGANALSAVRWADRAPKVAAWLQGKLEAALFLSVITLGAIERGIRAEDRQNPAFAADMRAWADRTVRLFSDRLLPFGAEEARVWGRLSQEIGHGGADLMIAASALVRGATLVTDKVDDFRPTGVTIENPF, encoded by the coding sequence ATGTGGACCGTGCAGGACGCCAAGTCCCGCGTCTCGGTGGTGGTTGACGCGGCGCTGGCCGGGCGGCCGCAGGAGGTGACGCGGCGCGGGCATCCGGCGGTCGTGGTGCTGGCCGTCGAGGGATACCAACGGCTGGTGGCTGGCGCCGCGTCACAGCGGGAGAGCTTCGCCGACCCCCCTTCTGCACTTCCCGGGCGGCGATCTCGACCGACTGCAGGCCAGGCCGCGGGACGTGACCCTGTGATCTATGTCCTTGGCGCAAATGCCCTTTCGGCGGTGCGTTGGGCGGATCGCGCCCCGAAGGTGGCCGCCTGGCTGCAGGGTAAGCTGGAGGCGGCCCTGTTCCTGAGCGTGATCACCTTGGGCGCGATCGAGCGCGGCATCCGGGCGGAGGATCGGCAGAACCCGGCCTTTGCCGCCGACATGCGGGCCTGGGCTGACCGGACCGTCCGGCTGTTCTCGGACCGGCTTCTGCCCTTTGGCGCCGAGGAGGCGCGGGTCTGGGGGCGCCTCTCGCAGGAGATCGGCCATGGCGGCGCGGATCTGATGATCGCTGCGAGTGCGCTGGTGCGGGGTGCCACCCTCGTCACCGACAAGGTGGATGACTTCCGGCCCACCGGCGTGACCATCGAGAACCCGTTCTGA
- a CDS encoding aldolase/citrate lyase family protein — MPAPINTLKQRLAREEVLHGIWLGLADPYAAEIAATAGFDWLLIDGEHAPNDIRSISAQLAVIAGKGPAPVVRLRNDDPAGIKQALDIGAQTLLIPMIEDAGQAERALRATRYPPEGIRGVGSALARASGFAAIPDYLTTANDQISLILQVESRAGMAALDDILAVEGVDGVFIGPSDLAADMGFLGQAGHPEVKAAVLDGLRRIRAAGRAAGVLVIDPAFLAECRAAGANFLGVGIDVTLYAQALRRLASEVGRQIGAI; from the coding sequence ATGCCCGCCCCCATCAACACCCTGAAACAGCGGCTGGCCCGGGAAGAGGTGCTGCACGGCATCTGGCTTGGGCTGGCCGACCCTTACGCCGCCGAAATTGCGGCGACGGCGGGGTTTGACTGGCTGTTGATCGATGGAGAGCATGCGCCCAATGATATCCGGTCGATTTCGGCGCAGCTGGCGGTGATCGCGGGGAAGGGGCCGGCGCCGGTGGTGCGGCTGCGGAACGATGATCCGGCCGGGATCAAGCAGGCGCTGGATATCGGGGCGCAGACACTTCTCATCCCGATGATCGAGGATGCCGGCCAAGCAGAGCGGGCGTTGCGGGCGACGCGGTACCCGCCTGAGGGGATCCGCGGGGTGGGGTCTGCGCTGGCACGGGCTTCGGGCTTTGCGGCGATCCCGGATTACCTGACCACGGCAAACGACCAGATCAGCCTGATCCTGCAAGTCGAGAGCCGGGCGGGGATGGCAGCCTTGGACGATATCCTGGCGGTAGAGGGGGTGGACGGGGTGTTCATCGGGCCGTCTGACCTGGCGGCCGACATGGGCTTTCTTGGGCAGGCCGGGCATCCGGAGGTGAAGGCCGCGGTGCTGGACGGGCTGCGCCGCATCCGGGCGGCAGGTCGCGCGGCGGGCGTTCTGGTCATCGACCCGGCCTTTCTGGCCGAGTGCCGGGCCGCGGGGGCCAATTTTCTGGGGGTCGGGATCGACGTCACGCTGTACGCCCAAGCCCTGCGGCGGCTGGCGTCCGAGGTCGGACGCCAGATCGGGGCCATATAA
- the hpaH gene encoding 2-oxo-hept-4-ene-1,7-dioate hydratase: MTPDQIEAAAETLFQAERTGRQCGLLSLQYPGMTLDDAYAVQAALVAKKQAQGVGVIGWKIGLTSRAMQQALNITTPDSGVLLEDMLFADGSTIPAGRFIQPRIEAEIAFVMRAPLQGASVTREEVLAATDYVAPSLEILDTRILRADPATGKARVIYDTVSDNAANAGIVLGAQRHAADAFDLRWIGAIVARDGVVEETGLGAGVLNDPVTGILWLVHRLAQYGQGIEAGQVLLSGSFIRPVEAPPGSRFDADFGAFGRVTLNF, encoded by the coding sequence ATGACCCCGGACCAGATCGAAGCCGCCGCCGAAACGCTGTTTCAGGCCGAACGGACTGGCCGGCAATGCGGGCTGCTCAGCCTGCAGTATCCTGGCATGACACTGGACGATGCCTATGCGGTGCAGGCCGCATTGGTGGCGAAAAAGCAGGCGCAGGGTGTGGGGGTGATCGGCTGGAAGATCGGCCTGACCAGCCGGGCCATGCAGCAGGCACTGAACATCACCACGCCGGATTCAGGGGTGCTGCTGGAGGATATGCTCTTCGCCGACGGGTCAACGATCCCTGCGGGCCGCTTCATCCAGCCTCGGATCGAGGCCGAGATTGCCTTTGTGATGAGGGCGCCGCTGCAGGGGGCCTCGGTCACACGGGAAGAGGTTCTGGCCGCCACCGATTACGTCGCGCCCAGTCTGGAAATCCTCGACACCCGCATCCTCCGCGCCGATCCGGCCACCGGCAAGGCGCGGGTGATCTATGACACCGTGTCAGACAACGCCGCCAACGCGGGCATCGTGCTTGGGGCGCAGCGGCACGCAGCGGATGCCTTCGATCTGCGCTGGATCGGGGCGATCGTGGCGCGGGACGGGGTGGTTGAGGAAACCGGGCTCGGGGCGGGAGTTCTGAACGATCCTGTCACCGGCATTCTGTGGCTCGTGCATCGGCTGGCCCAATATGGGCAGGGAATCGAGGCCGGGCAGGTGCTGCTCTCGGGCAGCTTCATCCGCCCCGTCGAGGCCCCGCCGGGCAGCCGGTTCGATGCCGACTTCGGTGCCTTCGGGCGCGTCACCTTGAACTTCTGA